The window CACAGGTCACCGTCGCCAGCCCCGGTGACGGAGGAAGCGTGTAGGGTTCCACCGCCGGAGTAGGAGGTGGTGCCACCAAGCTCGTCGGCGATGTAGGACATGCTATTCGTCGTATTTGCCGACGCTGGGTGAGAGAGGCCGTTGAGCTCGTACGCCGCCAGCCGGTCAAGATCGTCCCAGTCACGGCCGTACTCGGCCGGCGGCGGCAGGAGCCCGCCGGGGACAACGTGCTCGAGCGGTGGGAGCTTCATGAACTTATCGTACTGCAGGGTGCTGCTGCCGCTGTGGCACGCGCCGTTGATCAGGTGGTCCAGCGCTGACGATGACGGGTTGGTGGGCTTGGTCTCCTGCTTGCACGATGCCGTGGATGAGCGGCCCATATAGCTGAGGATGTGATCGAGCGCGTCGTCGCTGTGCGGCAGGTGCTGCTGCTGGTGCATGTGCGCCTTGGCCTTGTCGCTGGCGGCGGTCACCGCGGACGAGCAGTTGCTCTGGCTGTACTCCATGGCACCGGCGCCGACCAGCTTGTTGGACGCTGCGCCGCCGCCGTTCTGGTGCTGCACGACGATGTTCTTCTTCCTGAACACCCTACAGATGACCCACCCGTCCTCCTGTGCCGGCGGCGACTGGTCTCCGGCCACGCCGCGAACCTGCGCATATCATACGGAGATGACACCGCCAATTCATTTACAATTAGATCGATCGGTCGCTACAAAGAGCGAAAGTAAATCGATGTGCTTAATTACATGTGATTATTTTTATCGTAATTAGAGTAGGCTAATTATGCACGGTGTTGAATTTTCGCTGCAAGGTACTCCCACTACCGAAGCCAGCTCTAAAGGTTTGTCGATGGATCTCaaatatattcatgcatgcatgtacGCCCTTTatcatgaaaaaaagaaaatgcatgcatgcacgtaGGGTTTGACCATAGAAAAGGCTCGCTCGGTAATGGAGGTTGGCTGCTAAAGTTTGGCATTGCCAATATTTGACAAGCCAACATTTGGCAAAACCAAAAATTACCAAAAATTGATAACTTTTTGAGAGGTGGGCAAGAATCAATTGATAGCCAACCAATTGAGCACCAAACTTAGACTTGCCAACAATTGGCATGCCAATTATTAGCACGAAACCAATTAGGCTCTTAGTATCCTTTCCGTGACGCCGACCCATCCAAAGGAAATCACAGCTCCCAACCACCACCCGGACATAATCTTCACTAGACCTTGTCGTCTACAGTCGCATATGTGCCACGTGTACATACATAGAAAGAGTACGTGCGTACAGTACGTACGTTGATCGCACACATGCACCACTCGCGAGCTATTTCCATCCCTGTCGGCCACCGTGCATGTAGTCGcaacgtactacagtagtatagtgCGAACTGGAAGTACGTGGTACAGTAGACGTACCGGGGATGAGATGCCGGAGTAGTAGGAACTTGCGTCGCCGGCAGCAAAGACGAGGCTGGTCGCAGCGGCGACGGCGTCGTCAAGGCGGTACTCGTGCATGATCCAATCAGACTTGTGGCCGTGTGGGGCACGGCCCTTGTAGAAGACGAGCGTCTTGCGCATGCCGATGCGGCCGGACCCGGCGGCGGAGTAGATGCCCTTGTCCCGGCCTGTGGCCTTCCAGAACCCGGCTGCGGTGGCGCGGTTGGTGCGCGTTCCCGTTGGGTACTTCTTGTCCTTGTGGCTGAACAGGTACCAATCGTTCTGCGGGCCGGTTCCGATCCGGCAGCGCTCTGCATGCGTTTTCCATGGCCAATTAGTTCACCAATGAACCCATGAGTACGTACTTGCAAGCTAGCATTGTGCAACGGGAGTGTAGGATCGAGCATCGAAGCAAGGAACTCATGCACTCACCTTGGATGTCCCATGGCTCGAGCTTGTTGAGGTCGACGTCGGGGATGACATCGAGGTCGATGCGCTGCGAGGCCACCTTCTTGGCGAGGTAGTAGGTGAGCAGCTCCTCCTCCGTCGGGTGGAACCGGAACCCCGGCGGCACCACCGACTGCCCGTTCACGGAGATGCTCATGGTCGACGGGtgaatctctctctctcacacacacagcgATCACTAGAGGATAGATAAAGAAGGCACTACTGTAGCTGGAGTGAAATGATCCACCTAGCTATAGCCTAAAACCAGCAACAACTGATGAGAGGGAGTAGGAGGGGAGGGGAGACGATGGTGTTGAGTCGAGGGGAATGAAGTTGTTGCCGGTGATGGGGTGCAAGGAAACAATGGCAACGAATGGGGGGTGGTCAT is drawn from Triticum dicoccoides isolate Atlit2015 ecotype Zavitan chromosome 4A, WEW_v2.0, whole genome shotgun sequence and contains these coding sequences:
- the LOC119287954 gene encoding NAC domain-containing protein 66-like, with product MSISVNGQSVVPPGFRFHPTEEELLTYYLAKKVASQRIDLDVIPDVDLNKLEPWDIQERCRIGTGPQNDWYLFSHKDKKYPTGTRTNRATAAGFWKATGRDKGIYSAAGSGRIGMRKTLVFYKGRAPHGHKSDWIMHEYRLDDAVAAATSLVFAAGDASSYYSGISSPVRGVAGDQSPPAQEDGWVICRVFRKKNIVVQHQNGGGAASNKLVGAGAMEYSQSNCSSAVTAASDKAKAHMHQQQHLPHSDDALDHILSYMGRSSTASCKQETKPTNPSSSALDHLINGACHSGSSTLQYDKFMKLPPLEHVVPGGLLPPPAEYGRDWDDLDRLAAYELNGLSHPASANTTNSMSYIADELGGTTSYSGGGTLHASSVTGAGDGDLWSLARSVSSLHADLAITCFNAVGC